In Phycisphaerae bacterium RAS2, the DNA window GAGCATGTCGCGTCATCGCGCCACGGTCATCGGGTTTCTGGTCGGGCTTGCGGCCACGCTGCTGCTGGCGGCGCATGTGTTCTGGGTGGAGCCGCGGTTGTCTGGGCGGGCGCGGCTGTTCGAGCGGCTGGAATACCAGTCATTTGACTTTCGTATTAATCATTGCAACACGCTTGGACCGGCCTCACCGCTGGTGCATCTGGACATCGATGACAACGCGCTCGCGCGGGTGGGGCGCTGGCCGTGGAAGCGGCGCGACGTGGCGGACCTGATTCGCGTAACAACGGAGCTGGGGGCGCGGTCGATACTGATCGACTTGTTGTTCGACGAGCCGGAACAGGTGTCGATCAGCGATCCGGCGTATTCGGGGGATGCGGACATCGAGGGGCCGGCGGAAGTGGTGGGGGAGCTGTCCGACGCGAATCGCGTATTCGATGATCTGGAGCTGGCGGAAGCGATTCGCGCGAGCGGGCGGGTGATTCTTTCGGTGCAGGGGGATGTTCCGCCGCCGGGCGAGCAATCGGTGCGCCGGCGGGTGGAGTCGTTGTTGCGGGGCGGCGAGTCAGACTGGCAGGCGATCGCGCGACGAATGAATGCGACGACGGCGGTGGGACGCGAGATCGTGCGGCGCGAAGTGCTGCGTGCGCGCGCGGCGACGGAATTGAGCAGGCGATTCACGCTGGGCGATGCGGAGCTGGCGGCTGCGCTGGGGGCGAATGTTGACGAAGTGCGCGAAGTGATCGCCGGCGCGAAGTCGCGCGCGGCGGCGGCGCGGATGCGAGAGCTGTTTCAAAGGGGGCAGCCCACGCTCGCGGAGGCGATGGCGGCGATCCTCGGCGACGCGAAAGACAGTCGTACGGCGGACCGGCGTGATGTCGTCGCGGCATATCGCGAGGCACTGGGGTGGGAGGCGCTGCGGCCGGCGATGATCCCGCTGCCTGATGAGCCGTCCACGGCACGGGCGGCGGAAGAGGTGTTGAAGAATGCGCGGCTAGGCTCGATTCCGCACCGCGCGGAAAATTTGTCACCCGTCTATTTTCTGATTGGCCGCGCGGCGGCGGACATCGGGGCGGTGAACTTTCGCGGTGATTCGGACGGCGTGGTGCGGCGCGTGCCACCGCTGATTCGCACCGAATCGGGTCTGCTGCGGCATCTCGGCGTGGCGGGTGCATGCCGCGAGCTAGGAATTGCCGCCGTTGATCTCGAACTGTCCGGCGACAACGAACTGGTCTTTGGGGCATCGCTCGATATGGATGGCCGCGTGGCCGCTCCGCTGGACGCCGGCGAGAACCTGATCATCCACTGGACGAACACGGCGCGGAAATGGCGACAGGGCGAGGACTTTCCACACATCTCCGCGGCGAAAGCGTGGTCGATCGTCGATGCCCGTCGGCAGGTCGCGGCCAACGAGACAACGATGGCCTACATCCTCGCCGAGATCGTGTCGGCTGCGCGCGGCGAGGCGACGGTTGAAACCGGCAGCGCCGGCGGTGAGTCGAAGCCGGAATCGATCGCGGGGGACGCGGCCTATCGACAGAAAGTGAACAACCAACTCAAGCTGGCTCGCGAGGCACACCTGGCGCGGCTGCGCGGCGAGCGGCCGGACGCGGAGATTCGGGAGATGGAGCAGCGCGCGGCAGCGCTGAAGGCGGAGATTCGCGCGGAACAAGAGCAGGCGATTTCGGCGGTGGAGGCGGCGTGCGCGGAACTGGAAGCGCTGACGCCGGAGGATCTGGCGGCCGACGCGGCATTGAAGGCTGATTACGACAAGTACATGGGCGCGCGGCGACTGATCGCCGGCGATCTCGCGCAGTTGAAGCAGGCAAACGCACGCTTACAGGAGTCGGCTGATGCGGCGCGGCGGGAATTGGGTCCGCGGCTGAAGGATCAGATCGTGCTGCTCGGATACGCGGCAACGGCGCAGGGCGACATTGTTTCGACGCCGATCGACCCCGTGACGAACGGTGTGATGTGCCACGCGCACGTGCTAAACAGCCTGCTCCTGCGTCGATTCGTTCGCACGACCGGAACGGCAGCGGGGGCGACGGCCTTCATCGTGCTGGGCGGTCTGGTCAGTTTGATAACGGCGCGGCTCGGGCCGTGGCGATCGCTGCTGGCAACGGCGGGGCTGCTCGGAGCGTTCGGCCTGTTCAACGCGTTGTGGTTGTTCCAGCGGCGCGATGTGTGGTTCCCGTTGGCTGGGCCGATCGTGGCGGGGGGCGTCGCATGGGCAGCGGTGACGTTGTTTCGACAATTAACGGCGGAAAAAGACCGCCGCATGTTCGCGCGACAGTTGAGCACGTACACGTCGCCGGCGATTGCGGCGAAGATCGCGGAAAGCCCGGCGGCGATGGCGGCGTTCAAGACGGTGCAGACGCGCGACGTGACATGCCTGTTCTCCGACCTGGCGGGTTTCACGACGATCTCGGAGCAGCAGGACGCCGAGGTCGTGCAGCTTGTGCTGAACACGTACCTGCGACGCATGAGCGAGGTCATCTGGGCGCAGCGCGGGCTGATCAACAAGTTCATGGGTGACGGGATCATGGCATTCTTCAACCCGTCGGTCGATCCGATGCCCGAGCACCCGCGCGTTGCCTGCGAGACGGCCCTGTTGATGCTCGAGGCGCTGGACGCACTGAAAAGCGAACACGGCACGGGCGCGGCCGACGGTGTGTTTCAGCAGCTCGACATGCGCATCGGCCTGGCGACCGGGCTGGCAAAGAACGGCGACCTCGGCTCGGATCTGAAGGCGGATTACACGGTGATCGGGGACGTGGTGAATCTCGCGGCGCGGCTGGAGCCGGCGAACAAGGTCTTCGGCACGAAGCTGATGATCAGTGGGCCGACGCGCGAGGCGGTGAAAGATGCGTACGAGTTTCGATACCTTGCGGAATTGCAGGTGAAAGGGAAGAAGACGACGGTGCCGGTGCATGAGTTGATCGGTCGCCGCGGGACGCTGACGGAAGATCAGCGCGCGTACATCGAGCGGTTCGAGGCGGGGGTGGCGCTTTACAAGGCGATGAAATGGGACGAATGCATCGTGCACTTCACGCGCATGCTCGCGCGGCGGCCGGACGACGCGGGGGCCAGTCGCTACATTGATGCGTGCCAGGAGTTCAAGCAATTCCCGCCGGACGAGGGCGAGTGGCGCGGGGCACTGGAGCTGAAGGAGAAATGATAAAGCGGCCATACGGGGCTTTGATCGCGCGGATCGGCGCGGCGTGCAGCGGTCTGAACCGCGCGGCAGACATGCAGGTGTTTGTCGATACCGCGTGGGACGCCCTGCATCCGACGGGGGTTTCGTGGCTGGGGTTCTACTTCGGCGGGGCGGAGGAAATGACGCTCGGCCCTCGGCGCGACAAGCCGGCCTGCTCACCGATCGGATTGCACGGGGTCTGCGGCCAGGCCTACACGAGTCGGCGGCCGCAGGTTGTGGTGGATGTGGCGACGCTGGGGGCAAATTATGTCGCGTGCGACCCGCGCGACCGGTCGGAAGTGGTGATTCCTTGTCTTGAATCGGACGGCGCGTGCTGGGGGGTGCTCGATCTGGACAGCCACGAGGTGGGGTCATTCAACGAGGCGGATATTCGCGGGCTGACGGATGCGCTCATCGCCGCGGGGTTGACGGCGGGCTCATTGTAAACCGCAGCGTTGCAAATATAGATAACGGTCGTCAACGGCTTCGCGCAGAAATTGCCTGACCTGCGCGTGAATTGCGCTCCAACCGGGACTTGCTGAACCAGCGCAAGATTATGTCCCGCCTTGCGTTGTGTCCTCGCCGGATTCTCAAGCCAATCTTCTACTCGCGTCGATAAGGAGGGGTCGGTTTATCGGACAATCGCGCGAGGGCGACGCGGCGCGGCCAGGGCTTTTCGGCCCATTCGCTTCTGATGTCGCCCCCCGCAACTACCGATAAACCGCACGCGGCACGGCCACGGATCGGCCGCCGGGAGTTTGATTGAGCATGGCGCGACGGATCGCACGATTGAGCTTCAGCATGGCGGGCATCGTGCTGGCCGCGGGGTGCCAGGTTCCGGTCTATCGCGCGCCCGCGGCGACTTCGCCGACACCAGGCGGCGCGACGGCGGTGTCCGCGCCGGGCAATGACGCATCCGATCGGTATCGCGATCTTCGCCTGTTTGGCCAGAGCAGCCCATCGAGTGAGTTCTCGTTTGAGGCGCGGCCGGCAGACAACCTTCAACAGCACACGACTCCCAGCGAGGGCGGCGACTTCGACCCGTCGGTGGACCCGGCGGGGCGGCAGATCGCCTTTGCTTCGACGCGCCACTCGGTGCACAGCCACATCTACGTGAAGCCGATCAACGGCGCGACGCTTGTGCAGCTCACCGACGAGCGCGCGAACGACGCGCAACCGGTCTTCTGTCCGATGGGCAAGCGGATCGCCTTCGCGAGCGACCGCGCCGGTCAGTGGGACATCTACGTGATGGATGCCAACGGCCGGAACGTGCGTCAGATCACGAACAATCCCGCCGCCGAGCTGCACCCGAGCTGGTCGCCGGACGGAACGCGAATTGTTTACTGCCGCCTTAATCCGTCGGAACCGCAGGGCGAATTGTGGGTCGTCGATCTCGACAATCCCGGCGCGAAGCGGTTCATCGGCGAGGGACTGTTCCCGGCGTGGTCCCCGCGCGGCGGCAAGATCGCCTACCAGCGCGCCCGCGAGCGCGGGAGCCGCTGGTTCAGCATCTGGACGATGGATTTCGACAACAACGAATCGCTCTATCCGACGGAAGTCGCGAGCAGCACGCTGGCGGCGTTCATCCTGCCGAGCTGGTCGCCCGACGGCACACAGATTGCGTTTGCCGCGATCAGCCCGTCCGGCGATGACGGCGCGCGCCCGCGCCTTTCCGGTCGCGGCCGATCCGACATTCTGCTCGTCGACGCCGACGGGCGCGGGATGCAGCGGCTGACCAATGGACGCGGCGAGAATTATTCACCCTTCTGGGCGGCCGATCAGCGTGTCTATTTCACGGCGCGATCCGGCCGAAGCGAGACCATCTGGAGCGCGCGTCCGTTCCAACCGGCCACGGAGGAGTTGCCGTCGCCCGGCGCGCCGAGTCGTCGCGCCGCATCCGCGCAGGAGGTGGCCGATGAATAGCCTCCGGCGATTGATGCAGCTGTTTTGCGGGCGGCACGCTGCGGCCGCGGCGTGGCTGGCAGCGGTTGCGCTGTGCGGCTGCGCGCAGAGCGAGAACAAGACGCGAGTCGAGACGTCGGCCCTGCCGCGCGGCATGACGTTTGCCGTCGCCCCGGTGCTGAATTACAGCGGGCAACCCGATCTCGACCCATTGCGGCTGGCGGACCTGCTGGCGTCGGAACTGACGTACGTTCCCGGCGCGGCGGTGTTGCCGGTGAGTCGCGTGGCGGCGGTGCTGCTCTCGCAGGGCAAGACGCAGGTGGATTCGCCGGAGCACGCGCGAGCGCTGGCCCGGCAGATCGGCGCGGATGCGCTGATCGTCGGCGGCGTGACAGAGTACGACGCCTATTCGCCGACCGTGGGATTGGTGCTGCAAATGTACCTGACGGATTCGGCGGAGGGCGCCTCGCTCAATCTGGGAGAGGCCCGTTTTCGGTCTTCGCCTTATGTCGCGGTTCGCGCGACGCCGGCGGCCGGCCCCTCGGCGCAGGTGCAGGGCACTTACAACGCGATGCACAAGTCGGTCGTCGATCGCGTGCGAGCCTACGCACGGGAGCGCAGCGAGACGGATCATCCCGACGGCTGGCGACAATACACGCAAGTTCAGTCGCTTTTCATTCGATTCTGCTGGAACGACGCCTTGCGGGCGATGCTCGATCAGGACCCGTGGAAGCGCGACCTTGTTGCAGGGCCCGAAGACGTGTCGGAGACCTATCATGAATAAGACGGAAGTGCGGCAATTATCGCTCGTGAAGGGCAGCCATCGGTACTTGTTTCGTTACCGGCCCGGCAGCGAAGCGGACGTCATCGGGGCGCTGGCCACCCTGGCAAGCAATGCGCAGACGGATTTCGACTGGTTTGATGCGGCCGTATTGAGCTACCAGATGGGCCGCAGAATCGAAACAGAACTAGATGAACTCCGGGCATGAAAAGCCCGATAGGGTTTGTGTCCGTAAAAGCGGAGGATCCGCCGGTTTGTCGGCTGCGGCCTAGACCCCCGAAGCCGAACAAAACCTGGAATGGGTGGGATGGCCGAGGAGCGGCGCGTTAGCCAGGTTGAAAGAAAGGAACAAGACAAGTGATCGCCGAAAAGAGTCCCGCGACCATGAGCCAAGAACATCCGCTCGTTACCGACTTCCTGAACTACCTGCGGTTCGAACGGCACTTCTCGCCCCACACCGGCAAGTGCTATGCGGCCGACCTCTACCAGTTCGGTCAGTTTCTGATCGGCGGGGCGGAGGCGGCGGCCCGCGTCTCGCTTCCGGCGCGCAGCGCCGGCCATCCCGGCGATGCCGGTCACGGCGGCGCGGCCGGGTCATTCGGCCACGGCACGCCGGCGACGATGGCGGCGAACGAGGTCGAAGTGCTGCGCGACAAGATGCTGAAGGTGGACGCGAATCAGATTCGCGCGTTTCTCACCTTCCTGCATGAGCGCGAATACTCGAAGGCCACGGCGGCGCGGAAGCTCGCGACGCTGCGAAGCTTCTACAAGTTCTGCCTGCGCAAGGGCCTGATCGGCGCCAACCCGGTCGCGGCGATCCGCACGCCCAAGCAGGAGAAGCGCCTGCCGAAGTTCCTTGATATTGAACAGATTCGCAAGCTGCTCTCGACGCCCGACGACACGACGCTGCTGGGCGCGCGCGACCGCGCGATGCTCGAGACGCTGTACAGCACGGGCGTGCGCGTGAGCGAGCTGGTCGCCCTGAATCTCGCCGACGTGGACATCCCCGGCGAATGCCTGAAGATTCGCGGCAAGGGTCGCAAAGAGCGGATCACGCCGATCGGCCCGACGGCCCTCGCAGCGATCAAGCGCTACGTCGAAATGCGCACCAGTGACCCGCGCAGCACGACGTTCGACAAGGAACCGTTGTACGTCAACAAGCACGGCCAGCGATTGAGCACCCGAAGCGTCCGCCGCAAGCTGGACAAGTACCTCACGATGTGCGGCCTCGATCCTTCGATCAGCCCGCACA includes these proteins:
- the cyaA gene encoding Adenylate cyclase 1 — encoded protein: MGYLVSMSRHRATVIGFLVGLAATLLLAAHVFWVEPRLSGRARLFERLEYQSFDFRINHCNTLGPASPLVHLDIDDNALARVGRWPWKRRDVADLIRVTTELGARSILIDLLFDEPEQVSISDPAYSGDADIEGPAEVVGELSDANRVFDDLELAEAIRASGRVILSVQGDVPPPGEQSVRRRVESLLRGGESDWQAIARRMNATTAVGREIVRREVLRARAATELSRRFTLGDAELAAALGANVDEVREVIAGAKSRAAAARMRELFQRGQPTLAEAMAAILGDAKDSRTADRRDVVAAYREALGWEALRPAMIPLPDEPSTARAAEEVLKNARLGSIPHRAENLSPVYFLIGRAAADIGAVNFRGDSDGVVRRVPPLIRTESGLLRHLGVAGACRELGIAAVDLELSGDNELVFGASLDMDGRVAAPLDAGENLIIHWTNTARKWRQGEDFPHISAAKAWSIVDARRQVAANETTMAYILAEIVSAARGEATVETGSAGGESKPESIAGDAAYRQKVNNQLKLAREAHLARLRGERPDAEIREMEQRAAALKAEIRAEQEQAISAVEAACAELEALTPEDLAADAALKADYDKYMGARRLIAGDLAQLKQANARLQESADAARRELGPRLKDQIVLLGYAATAQGDIVSTPIDPVTNGVMCHAHVLNSLLLRRFVRTTGTAAGATAFIVLGGLVSLITARLGPWRSLLATAGLLGAFGLFNALWLFQRRDVWFPLAGPIVAGGVAWAAVTLFRQLTAEKDRRMFARQLSTYTSPAIAAKIAESPAAMAAFKTVQTRDVTCLFSDLAGFTTISEQQDAEVVQLVLNTYLRRMSEVIWAQRGLINKFMGDGIMAFFNPSVDPMPEHPRVACETALLMLEALDALKSEHGTGAADGVFQQLDMRIGLATGLAKNGDLGSDLKADYTVIGDVVNLAARLEPANKVFGTKLMISGPTREAVKDAYEFRYLAELQVKGKKTTVPVHELIGRRGTLTEDQRAYIERFEAGVALYKAMKWDECIVHFTRMLARRPDDAGASRYIDACQEFKQFPPDEGEWRGALELKEK
- the xerC_2 gene encoding Tyrosine recombinase XerC translates to MIAEKSPATMSQEHPLVTDFLNYLRFERHFSPHTGKCYAADLYQFGQFLIGGAEAAARVSLPARSAGHPGDAGHGGAAGSFGHGTPATMAANEVEVLRDKMLKVDANQIRAFLTFLHEREYSKATAARKLATLRSFYKFCLRKGLIGANPVAAIRTPKQEKRLPKFLDIEQIRKLLSTPDDTTLLGARDRAMLETLYSTGVRVSELVALNLADVDIPGECLKIRGKGRKERITPIGPTALAAIKRYVEMRTSDPRSTTFDKEPLYVNKHGQRLSTRSVRRKLDKYLTMCGLDPSISPHTLRHTFATHMLNNGADLRSVQELLGHQSISTTQVYTHLTTSALKKEYDESHPRA
- the msrC gene encoding Free methionine-R-sulfoxide reductase gives rise to the protein MIKRPYGALIARIGAACSGLNRAADMQVFVDTAWDALHPTGVSWLGFYFGGAEEMTLGPRRDKPACSPIGLHGVCGQAYTSRRPQVVVDVATLGANYVACDPRDRSEVVIPCLESDGACWGVLDLDSHEVGSFNEADIRGLTDALIAAGLTAGSL
- a CDS encoding translocation protein TolB; the encoded protein is MARRIARLSFSMAGIVLAAGCQVPVYRAPAATSPTPGGATAVSAPGNDASDRYRDLRLFGQSSPSSEFSFEARPADNLQQHTTPSEGGDFDPSVDPAGRQIAFASTRHSVHSHIYVKPINGATLVQLTDERANDAQPVFCPMGKRIAFASDRAGQWDIYVMDANGRNVRQITNNPAAELHPSWSPDGTRIVYCRLNPSEPQGELWVVDLDNPGAKRFIGEGLFPAWSPRGGKIAYQRARERGSRWFSIWTMDFDNNESLYPTEVASSTLAAFILPSWSPDGTQIAFAAISPSGDDGARPRLSGRGRSDILLVDADGRGMQRLTNGRGENYSPFWAADQRVYFTARSGRSETIWSARPFQPATEELPSPGAPSRRAASAQEVADE